A section of the Deinococcus taeanensis genome encodes:
- a CDS encoding rhomboid family intramembrane serine protease, with the protein MRRSPSLRPGPPAARSGVLPAAAVTGLLVAGLWAQEVTDLLVFGGSLDRYGIEPREPGTFWHVLSAPFLHAGFAHLLANTVPLAALTFMSALRGTGRFLTALLVIVLLGGGLVWLLGRGGSVHLGASELVFGLLAYLLGVGWWERTPAAIGVAAVAFVLYGGILWGVLPANPAVSWEAHLFGFLGGLVAAALLHRRRPPRGPAPGVSRLR; encoded by the coding sequence ATGCGACGCTCTCCTTCCCTCAGGCCTGGGCCTCCCGCTGCGCGTTCCGGGGTGCTGCCGGCCGCGGCCGTGACGGGACTGCTGGTCGCGGGCCTGTGGGCGCAGGAGGTGACGGACCTGCTCGTGTTCGGCGGCAGCCTCGACCGGTACGGCATCGAGCCGCGTGAACCGGGGACGTTCTGGCACGTGCTGAGCGCCCCGTTCCTGCACGCGGGCTTCGCGCACCTGCTGGCCAATACCGTGCCGCTGGCCGCGCTGACGTTCATGAGCGCCCTGCGCGGCACGGGCCGGTTCCTGACGGCGCTGCTGGTGATCGTGCTGCTGGGCGGGGGGCTGGTGTGGCTGCTGGGCCGGGGCGGGAGCGTGCACCTGGGCGCCAGCGAACTGGTGTTCGGCCTGCTCGCCTACCTGCTGGGTGTGGGCTGGTGGGAACGGACGCCCGCCGCAATAGGCGTGGCCGCCGTGGCGTTCGTGCTGTACGGCGGCATCCTGTGGGGCGTTCTGCCGGCCAACCCGGCGGTGTCGTGGGAAGCGCACCTGTTCGGTTTCCTGGGCGGTCTGGTGGCCGCGGCCCTGCTGCACCGCCGCCGCCCGCCGCGCGGGCCGGCGCCGGGTGTTTCCCGGCTGCGCTGA
- a CDS encoding proline--tRNA ligase → MKLSSSLFRTWREVPDGAETRAVQHLLRAGYVRRVGSGLYAHLPLMTRVTHKLEALIREELAGVSEEVSFPVLQPRHLWDESGRWAAYTQAEGIMFTVTDRAGREHALGPTHEEVALDVVRGLARSYRDLPLSVFQIGRKFRDELRPRFGLLRTREFTMKDAYSFHADEEDLRAHFEVMSGVYGRILTRLGVAWRAVQADSGSIGGAESREFMVLSDVGEDEVLFTGDGQYAANAERAVSRAAAAPLSPFTVFARQQTPGAATVTEACGALGCAPAHLLKNVLYDAVAVQGERRVLQPVLVSLRGDHTVNPVKLWNAVQARVTGELVELQVSQRAGWAAQPLPLGFMGPDLPDSVIAPAEGRPAAFLRLCDEAGAALRNFATGANETDWHVTGVNWASVGGSGAFVLPAVVDVRQARAGDAAPHDGAQALRSARGIEVGHVFQLGTRYAQAMAATFTAADGREQPFQMGCYGIGVTRLVQAVAEQLSDERGLIWPDVIAPYSAHLIVVDVKNGAQRAAGDTLYAALHAAGLEVLLDDRAERAGVKFADADLVGLPYRVTVGRALEQDGQVEVKDRRSGETYQLPMEGVVAWLSGRTGRR, encoded by the coding sequence ATGAAATTGAGTTCCAGTCTGTTCCGCACCTGGCGTGAAGTCCCGGACGGCGCCGAAACGCGCGCCGTCCAGCATCTGCTGCGCGCCGGGTATGTCCGCCGGGTCGGGAGTGGCCTGTACGCGCACCTGCCGCTGATGACGCGCGTAACGCACAAGCTTGAGGCGCTGATCCGTGAGGAACTGGCTGGCGTTTCAGAGGAGGTGAGCTTCCCGGTGCTACAACCCCGTCATCTGTGGGACGAGTCGGGCCGCTGGGCGGCGTACACGCAGGCTGAGGGGATCATGTTCACTGTGACTGACCGCGCGGGGCGGGAACATGCGCTGGGACCGACGCACGAGGAGGTGGCGCTGGACGTGGTGCGCGGCCTGGCGCGCAGTTACCGTGACCTGCCGCTCAGCGTGTTCCAGATCGGGCGGAAGTTCCGGGATGAGCTCCGTCCTCGCTTCGGGCTGCTGCGCACGCGGGAATTCACCATGAAGGACGCGTACTCCTTTCACGCCGATGAGGAGGACCTGCGGGCGCACTTTGAGGTCATGAGCGGCGTGTACGGCCGGATCCTGACGCGGCTGGGGGTGGCGTGGCGGGCGGTGCAGGCCGACAGTGGCAGCATCGGCGGCGCGGAGAGCCGGGAGTTCATGGTGCTGAGTGACGTGGGTGAGGACGAGGTGCTGTTCACCGGGGACGGACAGTACGCCGCGAACGCGGAGCGGGCCGTGTCGCGCGCTGCGGCGGCTCCGCTGTCGCCGTTCACGGTCTTCGCGCGGCAGCAGACGCCGGGCGCCGCGACGGTCACGGAGGCGTGCGGAGCGCTGGGCTGCGCGCCGGCGCACCTGCTGAAGAACGTGCTGTACGACGCCGTTGCCGTACAGGGCGAGCGCCGGGTCCTGCAGCCGGTGCTGGTGAGCCTGCGCGGGGATCACACCGTGAATCCGGTGAAACTCTGGAACGCGGTCCAGGCGCGCGTGACGGGCGAGCTGGTGGAGCTGCAGGTCTCGCAGCGGGCCGGGTGGGCTGCCCAGCCGCTGCCGCTGGGCTTCATGGGCCCGGACCTGCCGGACAGCGTGATCGCCCCGGCCGAGGGCCGTCCGGCGGCGTTCCTGCGTCTGTGCGATGAGGCTGGCGCGGCCCTGCGTAACTTCGCGACCGGCGCGAATGAGACGGACTGGCACGTCACTGGCGTGAACTGGGCATCAGTGGGGGGCTCCGGAGCGTTCGTGCTGCCGGCAGTGGTGGATGTGCGCCAGGCCCGCGCGGGCGACGCGGCCCCGCATGACGGCGCTCAGGCGTTGCGCTCGGCGCGGGGGATTGAGGTGGGGCACGTGTTTCAGCTGGGCACCCGCTACGCGCAGGCGATGGCCGCCACATTCACCGCCGCGGACGGCCGCGAACAGCCGTTTCAGATGGGCTGCTACGGCATCGGCGTGACGCGGCTGGTGCAGGCGGTCGCGGAGCAGCTCTCGGACGAGCGGGGCCTGATCTGGCCGGACGTCATCGCGCCTTACTCCGCCCACCTGATTGTGGTGGACGTGAAGAACGGCGCGCAGCGCGCCGCGGGCGACACGCTGTACGCGGCGCTGCATGCGGCGGGCCTGGAGGTCCTGCTCGACGACCGCGCGGAACGGGCCGGAGTGAAGTTCGCGGACGCGGATCTGGTGGGTCTGCCGTACCGCGTTACGGTGGGCCGCGCCCTGGAGCAGGACGGGCAGGTGGAGGTGAAGGACCGCCGCAGTGGGGAAACGTATCAGCTGCCGATGGAGGGTGTGGTGGCGTGGCTGAGCGGCCGCACGGGCAGGCGGTGA
- a CDS encoding aspartate-semialdehyde dehydrogenase: MRVAIVGATGAVGHELLKVLEGSSLQFDELLLFASPRSAGSTLTFRGQALTVQATPEGAIDADVILASAGGSISKALAPKWVAGGAVVIDNSSAFRYDADVPLVVPEVNGDAALAHRGIIANPNCTTAIAVVAVAPIHRAYGVKRMIVSTYQATSGAGAKGMEELLEQTRVELAGGQAQANVFAHPIPFNVIPHIDAFQDNGYTKEEMKVAWETRKIIGDDSLKISCTAVRIPTLRTHSEAITLDLEKPATPDEVRALLAGAAGVELRDAPGEKLYPMPLTASGKYDVEVGRIRESLVFDGGIDLFVAGDQLLKGAALNAVQIAEYLQQKGALKVKQRV; this comes from the coding sequence ATGCGCGTAGCGATTGTGGGAGCGACCGGAGCGGTAGGGCACGAACTTCTCAAGGTGCTGGAAGGCAGCTCGCTGCAGTTCGACGAGTTGCTGCTGTTCGCGTCGCCGCGCAGCGCTGGCAGCACGCTGACGTTCAGGGGGCAGGCACTGACCGTGCAGGCCACGCCGGAGGGAGCCATTGACGCGGACGTGATTCTCGCGTCGGCGGGTGGCAGTATCAGCAAGGCCCTGGCGCCGAAGTGGGTGGCGGGCGGCGCGGTCGTGATCGACAACAGCAGCGCCTTCCGCTATGACGCGGACGTGCCGCTGGTGGTGCCTGAAGTGAACGGGGACGCGGCACTGGCGCACCGGGGCATCATCGCGAACCCGAACTGCACCACCGCGATTGCCGTGGTGGCCGTGGCGCCCATTCACCGGGCGTACGGCGTGAAACGCATGATCGTGAGCACGTACCAGGCGACGAGCGGCGCCGGGGCGAAGGGCATGGAGGAGCTGCTGGAGCAGACGCGCGTGGAGCTGGCTGGCGGGCAGGCCCAGGCGAACGTGTTTGCGCACCCGATTCCCTTCAACGTCATTCCGCACATTGACGCCTTCCAGGACAACGGGTACACGAAAGAGGAAATGAAGGTGGCGTGGGAGACCCGCAAGATCATCGGGGATGACTCGCTGAAGATCTCCTGTACTGCGGTGCGCATTCCGACGCTGCGCACGCACAGCGAGGCCATCACCCTGGACCTGGAGAAGCCGGCCACGCCGGACGAGGTGCGCGCGTTGCTGGCCGGCGCGGCGGGCGTGGAGCTCCGCGACGCCCCCGGCGAGAAGCTGTACCCGATGCCGCTGACCGCCAGCGGGAAGTACGACGTGGAGGTCGGCCGGATCCGGGAGTCGCTGGTGTTCGACGGCGGGATCGACCTGTTCGTGGCGGGTGATCAGCTGCTTAAGGGCGCCGCCCTGAACGCCGTGCAGATCGCGGAGTACCTGCAGCAGAAAGGGGCGCTGAAAGTGAAGCAGCGGGTGTAG
- a CDS encoding NAD(P)/FAD-dependent oxidoreductase, with protein MHDVLVIGGGLAGLTAARVLKRAGQRVRVLEAAPAAGGRVRSRVTDGFTLDAGYQVLFPAYPAAQRHLNLAALDLVPIPSAAVIRRGARTDTLGSPLGDPGALPATLRATALSFSDKARVAALALRLRTPAPHALLRGPDESTEQYLRRFGFSDAALNHFFRPFFGGIFLRRDLSTSARLFRYYLRMLIDGGAALPRAGMSAIPDQLARDLDVTVNVHAQRLSVHAGHVTVHTSAGDLDARQVIVATDPSTTARLTGAPTLPGSLGGTYLHYATAHRVDREPRLLLNAEDGLINNAHWLSNAVPGRAPQGQHLLTVTVLGTPDPGDAALDAQVRQELARWYGPAPVAALRTLRVERIQHAQYPQPAGYAAHLPGHATPLPGVILAGEITAMSGIQGAMESGEKAAAIILNDPAGMSRPRGA; from the coding sequence ATGCATGACGTTCTGGTGATTGGCGGCGGCCTCGCGGGCCTCACCGCAGCGCGGGTCCTGAAACGCGCCGGGCAGCGCGTCCGCGTGCTCGAAGCCGCGCCCGCAGCCGGCGGACGCGTCCGCTCGCGCGTCACGGACGGCTTCACGCTGGACGCCGGGTACCAGGTGCTGTTTCCCGCCTACCCGGCGGCGCAGCGTCACCTGAACCTCGCCGCCCTGGACCTCGTGCCCATTCCGTCGGCCGCCGTGATCCGCCGCGGCGCACGCACCGACACGCTCGGCAGTCCCCTCGGCGACCCGGGCGCGCTGCCCGCCACGCTCCGGGCCACCGCCCTGAGCTTCAGCGATAAGGCCCGCGTGGCGGCCCTGGCCCTGCGCCTGCGCACACCCGCCCCGCACGCCCTGCTGCGCGGCCCGGACGAATCCACGGAGCAGTACCTGCGCCGGTTCGGGTTCAGCGACGCGGCCCTGAATCACTTCTTCCGGCCGTTCTTCGGCGGCATTTTCCTGCGGCGCGACCTGAGCACCAGCGCCCGGCTGTTCCGGTACTACTTGCGCATGCTGATCGACGGCGGCGCCGCCCTGCCCCGCGCCGGCATGAGTGCCATTCCCGACCAGCTCGCCCGGGACCTTGACGTGACCGTGAACGTGCACGCCCAACGGCTGAGCGTCCACGCCGGGCACGTCACCGTGCACACCAGCGCCGGCGACCTTGACGCGCGGCAGGTGATCGTGGCCACCGACCCGAGCACCACCGCCCGCCTGACCGGCGCGCCCACCCTCCCCGGCAGCCTCGGCGGCACGTACCTGCACTACGCCACGGCCCACCGGGTCGACCGTGAGCCCCGCCTGCTCCTGAACGCCGAAGACGGGCTCATCAACAACGCCCACTGGCTCAGCAACGCCGTCCCTGGCCGCGCCCCCCAAGGGCAGCACCTCCTGACCGTCACCGTCCTGGGCACGCCCGACCCGGGTGACGCTGCCCTGGACGCGCAGGTCCGCCAGGAACTGGCCCGGTGGTACGGCCCCGCACCTGTGGCCGCCCTGCGCACCCTGCGCGTGGAACGCATCCAGCATGCGCAGTACCCGCAGCCCGCCGGGTACGCCGCGCACCTGCCCGGGCACGCCACGCCCCTGCCCGGCGTGATTCTCGCGGGGGAGATCACCGCCATGAGCGGCATTCAGGGCGCCATGGAAAGCGGCGAGAAGGCAGCGGCCATCATCCTGAACGACCCTGCCGGCATGAGCCGCCCCCGCGGCGCGTAG
- a CDS encoding DUF3467 domain-containing protein, whose amino-acid sequence MTQLNIRVPNDIRPLYANFAVLDTTRDEVIIAFCCAEGGVERPEAQLVQKIVMTPANLKNLHASIGELLEKHQMRHGPLG is encoded by the coding sequence ATGACTCAGCTCAACATCCGCGTGCCCAACGACATCCGCCCCCTCTATGCCAATTTCGCCGTGCTGGACACCACCAGAGATGAGGTGATCATCGCCTTCTGCTGCGCGGAGGGCGGAGTGGAGCGTCCCGAAGCGCAGCTCGTCCAGAAGATTGTCATGACCCCAGCCAATCTCAAGAACCTGCATGCCAGCATTGGTGAGCTGCTGGAGAAGCATCAGATGCGCCATGGGCCTTTGGGGTAG
- a CDS encoding DEAD/DEAH box helicase family protein, translated as MTPEQQARQVIDAQLAAAGWVVQDYKTANLFAADGVALREVPTAAGSCDYMLFWKGTAVGIVEAKPKGTSLVGVSEQTDKYTVGLPPFIQVAGTPLPFGYEANSVQVQFRDYREPDSRSRTVFHFHRPETLGAWLKQSQTLRARLRQLPPLARTGLRDAQFEAITNLERSFALGRPRALIQMTMGSGKSFTAVASTYRLLKFGGAKRVLFLVDRGNLGKQALGEFSNFDTPDDGRKFTELYVVQHLTTNRIDPDAQVVITTIQRLYSILRGEEAFDEENEERSEFELGSETKQEDARTVNYNVRLPTETFDFIITDECHRSIYGTWRQVLEYFDAFLTGLTATPSAQTIGFFGKNMVMEYGHERAVADGVNVNFDVYRIRTQISEKGSKVAAGNYLDYRDKETGAVRWEELSDDFEYAANALDRSVVAMDQIRTVVKHYKEVVLPTVFPDRRIVPKTLIFAKSDAHADDILQIVREEFAKGNDFAKKITYGVTGERTDDLIKKFRVEHNPRVVVTVDMIATGTDIKPLEVLLFMRDVRSRSYFDQMKGRGTRVVSKDELKAVSEDADEKAFFLLVDAVGVTESDKSEAKPLERKRGVSFEKLLHAVGMGDRTDDSFRSLAGRLARLNQSLTSEQRSDLEAKAGQPIATLIGNLLGATQPLRVQERASQLADQQGRPVTPEDVTQGDAELRFEAMRPFGNPQLRDQLVKVQRQNEVAIDTISQDKVLSGQHVEREDDAALAQRVAEGQVRTFREFIEQRKDEIDALSILYAQPYAQRHVTFRQIKDLSKALQGQDPSLTPENLFAAYERLEAGRVKNAGPGRTLTDLVALVRFATERVDVLEPFASTVDSRFQTWLASQEAQGRTFTSEQRHWLDLIRAQVGKSLEVQERDLRDTPFNELGGLYRARQVFGDQDLKALLEELTGVLAA; from the coding sequence ATGACTCCAGAACAACAGGCCCGACAGGTCATCGACGCCCAGCTGGCCGCCGCCGGCTGGGTTGTTCAGGACTACAAAACTGCGAACCTCTTTGCTGCGGATGGGGTGGCGCTCCGGGAAGTGCCGACGGCCGCCGGATCCTGCGACTACATGTTGTTCTGGAAGGGCACGGCGGTCGGCATTGTCGAGGCCAAGCCCAAGGGCACCTCACTGGTGGGCGTGAGTGAACAGACGGACAAGTACACGGTGGGGTTGCCGCCGTTCATTCAGGTGGCCGGAACGCCCCTGCCGTTTGGCTACGAGGCGAACAGCGTGCAGGTGCAGTTCCGGGATTACCGTGAACCGGACAGCCGCTCCCGGACGGTGTTTCACTTTCACCGTCCGGAGACGCTGGGGGCCTGGTTGAAACAGAGTCAGACGTTACGGGCGCGGCTGCGGCAACTGCCGCCTCTGGCCCGGACTGGTCTGCGGGACGCGCAGTTTGAGGCCATCACGAACCTGGAACGCTCTTTCGCGCTGGGCCGCCCCCGGGCCTTGATCCAGATGACGATGGGCAGCGGGAAGAGCTTCACGGCCGTGGCCAGTACCTACCGCCTGCTGAAGTTCGGCGGGGCGAAGCGGGTGTTGTTCTTGGTGGACCGCGGCAACCTCGGCAAACAGGCGTTGGGGGAGTTCAGCAACTTCGACACGCCGGATGACGGGCGTAAGTTCACGGAGCTGTACGTCGTGCAGCACCTGACCACCAACCGGATTGACCCGGACGCGCAGGTCGTCATCACGACCATTCAGCGGCTGTACTCCATCCTCCGGGGCGAGGAGGCGTTCGACGAGGAGAACGAGGAACGCAGTGAGTTCGAGCTGGGCAGTGAGACCAAGCAGGAGGACGCGCGGACAGTCAACTACAACGTTCGCCTGCCCACTGAGACCTTTGATTTCATCATTACCGACGAGTGCCACCGGTCGATCTACGGCACGTGGCGGCAGGTGCTGGAGTACTTCGACGCCTTCCTGACGGGCCTGACCGCCACGCCGAGTGCCCAGACCATCGGGTTTTTTGGCAAGAACATGGTGATGGAATACGGCCATGAGCGGGCGGTGGCTGATGGAGTGAACGTCAACTTTGACGTGTACCGCATCCGCACGCAGATCAGTGAAAAGGGCAGCAAGGTCGCCGCCGGCAACTACCTGGACTACCGGGACAAGGAGACCGGCGCAGTTCGCTGGGAGGAATTGAGCGACGACTTTGAGTACGCGGCGAATGCACTGGACCGCAGTGTGGTTGCTATGGATCAGATCCGGACGGTGGTTAAGCATTACAAAGAGGTGGTGCTACCCACGGTGTTTCCGGACCGCCGGATCGTCCCGAAAACGTTGATTTTTGCCAAGAGTGACGCCCACGCCGATGACATCCTTCAGATCGTCCGGGAAGAGTTCGCCAAGGGCAATGACTTTGCCAAGAAGATCACCTACGGCGTCACCGGTGAGCGGACGGACGACCTCATCAAGAAATTCCGGGTGGAGCACAACCCACGTGTGGTGGTCACGGTGGATATGATCGCCACGGGCACCGACATCAAGCCACTGGAAGTGCTGCTGTTCATGCGGGACGTGCGGTCGCGCTCGTACTTCGACCAGATGAAAGGCCGCGGCACCCGGGTCGTCAGCAAAGATGAGCTGAAAGCCGTCAGTGAGGACGCCGACGAGAAGGCGTTCTTCCTGCTGGTGGACGCGGTGGGCGTCACAGAGAGTGACAAGAGCGAGGCCAAACCGCTGGAGCGCAAGCGTGGCGTCAGCTTCGAGAAGTTGCTGCACGCCGTGGGCATGGGGGACCGGACGGACGACTCGTTCCGGTCGTTGGCCGGTCGACTGGCGCGGCTGAACCAGAGCCTGACCAGCGAGCAGCGATCAGATCTGGAGGCCAAGGCCGGGCAACCCATTGCAACCCTGATCGGGAACCTGCTGGGAGCTACGCAACCCCTCCGGGTGCAGGAGAGGGCCAGCCAGTTGGCTGACCAACAGGGCCGCCCCGTCACCCCAGAGGACGTGACGCAGGGGGATGCCGAACTGCGCTTTGAGGCTATGAGGCCCTTTGGGAACCCTCAGTTGCGCGATCAACTGGTCAAAGTACAGCGCCAGAACGAGGTTGCCATTGACACCATCAGCCAGGACAAGGTGCTGTCCGGCCAGCATGTGGAGCGGGAGGATGACGCGGCCTTGGCGCAGCGCGTGGCCGAAGGCCAGGTTCGAACCTTCCGAGAGTTCATCGAGCAGCGTAAGGACGAAATTGACGCGCTGAGCATCCTGTATGCCCAGCCGTATGCGCAGCGGCACGTGACCTTCCGGCAGATCAAGGACCTGTCCAAGGCCCTGCAGGGCCAGGATCCCAGCTTGACGCCAGAGAACCTGTTCGCCGCCTACGAGCGGCTGGAGGCAGGGCGGGTGAAGAACGCCGGACCAGGACGAACGCTGACCGATCTGGTGGCTCTGGTGCGCTTCGCCACGGAGAGGGTGGACGTGCTGGAGCCCTTCGCTTCAACGGTAGACAGTCGCTTTCAGACCTGGCTGGCTTCTCAGGAGGCTCAAGGTCGGACCTTCACCTCAGAGCAGCGGCACTGGCTGGACCTGATCCGCGCGCAGGTCGGCAAGTCATTGGAAGTGCAGGAACGCGACCTGCGGGACACGCCGTTCAATGAACTGGGCGGGCTGTACCGTGCGAGGCAGGTGTTCGGGGATCAGGACCTGAAAGCCCTGCTGGAAGAGCTAACTGGGGTGCTGGCCGCATGA
- the plsY gene encoding glycerol-3-phosphate 1-O-acyltransferase PlsY — MPLLAVLTVLISYLFGSIPAAAWLARTRGVDIRKVGSGNSGATNVQRSLGNGPALLVAAFDILKGALAVWLAAQLNLGLPVMAACGVAAVVGHNFSPFLGFRGGKGVATTFGTVVALLPLAGAGFVLVFIATVWLTRLVSAGSILASVVAAFTAFLLGPVWLALVVCALAGLLTWQHRENVRKLHAGTERRFGQKV; from the coding sequence GTGCCACTTCTTGCCGTGCTGACGGTTCTGATCTCCTATCTCTTCGGGTCGATTCCCGCGGCCGCCTGGCTGGCCCGCACGCGCGGCGTGGACATCCGCAAGGTGGGCAGTGGGAACAGCGGCGCCACGAATGTGCAGCGCTCCCTGGGGAACGGTCCAGCCCTGCTGGTCGCGGCGTTCGACATTCTGAAAGGCGCGCTGGCCGTATGGCTGGCCGCTCAGCTGAACCTGGGGCTGCCGGTTATGGCGGCGTGCGGGGTGGCGGCCGTGGTGGGCCATAACTTCAGTCCGTTCCTGGGATTCCGGGGCGGCAAGGGGGTGGCGACCACCTTCGGGACGGTCGTGGCGCTGTTGCCGCTGGCCGGGGCGGGGTTCGTGCTGGTGTTCATTGCAACGGTGTGGCTGACGCGGCTGGTGTCGGCGGGCAGCATTCTGGCGTCGGTCGTGGCGGCCTTCACGGCGTTCCTGCTCGGGCCGGTGTGGCTGGCGCTGGTCGTGTGCGCCCTGGCGGGCCTGCTCACGTGGCAGCACCGGGAGAACGTCCGCAAGCTGCATGCCGGCACGGAGCGCCGGTTCGGGCAGAAGGTCTGA
- a CDS encoding VOC family protein: protein MTARLDHLVIAARTLAEGRDWLEGRLLVPTQPGGEHHLFGTHNVLLSLGPDAYLEVIAVNPDAPAPPRPRWFELDTPAMQERLAHGPALIHWVAQVPDLPEGNGVLALSRGENRWTVTVPADGHLPGGGVAPSLIHWQTPPPPSRLTDVGVRLGHLRLGTPDPDALRAHLNTLHVHGEVEVYEAPRPELGAQLITPHGPVEV from the coding sequence ATGACGGCCCGCCTGGACCACCTTGTGATCGCCGCTCGCACCCTGGCCGAGGGCCGGGACTGGCTGGAGGGCCGGCTTCTCGTGCCCACGCAGCCCGGCGGAGAGCATCACCTGTTCGGGACCCATAACGTCCTGCTGTCACTGGGCCCGGACGCCTATCTGGAGGTGATTGCCGTGAACCCGGACGCGCCCGCACCGCCGCGGCCCCGCTGGTTTGAGCTGGACACCCCGGCCATGCAGGAGCGACTCGCGCACGGCCCGGCACTCATTCACTGGGTGGCGCAGGTGCCGGACCTGCCGGAAGGCAACGGCGTGCTGGCCCTGTCGCGCGGCGAGAACCGCTGGACGGTCACGGTGCCCGCCGACGGCCACCTGCCGGGAGGGGGGGTTGCCCCGTCCCTCATTCACTGGCAGACGCCGCCGCCCCCCTCACGCCTGACGGACGTGGGCGTCCGGCTGGGACACCTGCGGCTGGGCACGCCCGACCCGGACGCGCTCAGGGCGCACCTGAACACCCTGCACGTTCACGGCGAAGTGGAAGTGTACGAGGCGCCCCGGCCGGAACTGGGCGCCCAGCTGATCACCCCGCACGGGCCGGTGGAAGTGTAG
- a CDS encoding aldo/keto reductase, translating to MQTRTLGHSSLSVSTVGLGCNNFGGRLDQAATTAVVRRALDAGITLFDTADVYGNRGGSEELLGRALGGERGTIVLASKFGLDMGEGRRGARPAYIRQALEASLKRLGTGYLDLYQLHTPDPETPLEDTLGTLNELVQQGLVRAVGVSNMPAADVRAADTLAREQGWTRFTSCQDEHSLLVRDVETDLIPAMRELQLGLLPYFPLASGLLSGKYRAGQPLPEGARITGSQNAQDRYLNDHNWTVVEALRAFAETRGRTLLELAYSWLLSFDVTSSVIAGATTPEQIDANVQAASWVLSPEEQAEVDRITGR from the coding sequence ATGCAAACGCGAACACTGGGGCACAGCAGCCTGAGCGTCTCCACAGTCGGCCTGGGCTGCAACAACTTCGGCGGTCGACTGGATCAGGCGGCCACCACGGCCGTCGTGCGCCGCGCCCTCGACGCCGGCATCACCCTGTTCGACACCGCCGACGTGTACGGCAACCGGGGCGGCAGTGAGGAACTGCTGGGCCGCGCCCTGGGCGGTGAACGCGGGACGATCGTGCTGGCCAGCAAGTTCGGCCTGGACATGGGCGAAGGGCGGCGCGGCGCGCGGCCGGCGTACATCCGCCAGGCGCTGGAGGCCAGCCTCAAACGCCTGGGCACCGGGTACCTGGACCTGTACCAGCTGCACACGCCGGACCCGGAAACGCCGCTTGAGGACACGCTGGGCACCCTGAACGAACTGGTGCAGCAGGGTCTGGTGCGGGCTGTGGGGGTCAGCAACATGCCCGCCGCTGACGTGCGCGCGGCCGACACCCTGGCGCGGGAGCAGGGCTGGACGCGCTTCACCTCCTGCCAGGACGAGCACAGCCTGCTTGTGCGGGACGTGGAAACAGACCTGATTCCCGCCATGCGCGAGTTGCAGCTGGGTCTGCTGCCGTACTTCCCGCTGGCCAGCGGCCTGCTGAGCGGCAAGTACCGCGCCGGGCAGCCGCTGCCCGAAGGCGCGCGGATCACCGGGTCCCAGAACGCCCAGGACCGCTACCTGAACGACCACAACTGGACGGTGGTGGAGGCGCTGCGCGCGTTCGCGGAGACGCGCGGGCGCACCCTGCTCGAACTGGCCTACAGCTGGCTGCTGTCCTTTGACGTGACGAGCAGCGTGATCGCGGGCGCCACGACACCCGAACAGATTGACGCGAACGTGCAGGCCGCCAGCTGGGTCCTCTCGCCGGAGGAACAGGCGGAGGTGGACCGCATCACCGGCCGCTGA
- a CDS encoding tyrosine-type recombinase/integrase encodes MFDQLQQVINEFILDGEARGHSDNTLRAYRNAFRSFTDWMGERRIERLGQLTPSVLREYAVHCAATLSPGGAHARLRPLKTLFKWAQQEELVAQDLSRRLPMPKLTREPMPAVRFGDFQKLIGAARTRSRTPLRDVALLTVLYDTGIRASEALALTLEDVRPEGFLLIRQGKGGKSRSVPMERPTLKAIRAYVHQERHEEPVTTALFLAGDHAMSRGTLDKVLERLCECAGLPRLSAHAFRRGFAVQYLRNGGDVFTLQRIFGHTSLEMSNRYAQLLQDDVKLAHRRASPLRSTDR; translated from the coding sequence ATGTTCGATCAACTCCAGCAGGTTATCAACGAATTCATTCTCGACGGGGAAGCCCGCGGCCACAGCGACAACACCCTGCGCGCGTACCGCAATGCCTTCCGGTCCTTCACCGATTGGATGGGTGAACGGCGGATCGAGCGATTGGGCCAGCTCACCCCCAGCGTGCTCCGGGAGTACGCGGTGCACTGCGCCGCGACCCTCTCCCCAGGCGGCGCTCATGCCCGCTTACGGCCTCTGAAAACGCTCTTCAAGTGGGCGCAGCAAGAGGAGCTGGTGGCGCAGGACCTGAGCCGCCGTCTGCCCATGCCGAAACTCACCCGGGAGCCGATGCCCGCCGTGCGGTTTGGCGATTTTCAGAAGCTGATCGGGGCGGCCCGTACCCGGTCTCGCACTCCCTTGCGAGACGTGGCTCTGCTCACCGTGTTGTATGACACTGGCATTCGCGCGTCTGAAGCACTCGCCCTGACGCTGGAGGACGTCCGGCCAGAGGGCTTTCTGCTGATTCGGCAGGGCAAGGGCGGGAAGTCCCGCTCGGTGCCGATGGAGCGGCCTACGCTGAAAGCCATCCGGGCTTACGTGCATCAGGAGCGGCATGAGGAGCCCGTCACCACAGCGCTCTTCCTGGCAGGCGACCACGCCATGAGCCGGGGCACCCTGGACAAGGTGCTCGAACGCCTCTGTGAGTGTGCTGGGTTGCCCCGTCTGAGTGCCCACGCATTCCGGCGTGGCTTTGCCGTGCAGTACCTGCGCAACGGGGGAGATGTCTTCACACTGCAGCGCATCTTTGGGCACACCTCCCTGGAGATGAGCAACCGCTACGCGCAGCTCCTCCAGGACGACGTGAAACTCGCCCATCGGCGGGCCTCGCCCCTACGCAGTACGGACCGCTGA